The uncultured Desulfuromonas sp. genome has a segment encoding these proteins:
- a CDS encoding PTS system mannose/fructose/sorbose family transporter subunit IID: MTVEPLTKRRLCLLSLRSLLLQCSWNFKQFQGLGWVYLLLPELRRLYPDRALRPIVQRYLGYFNSNVFLTPTIAAAVLALERRQRLEEPIPMSPQAFTEAVMAPFAAAGDAFFWGGLRPLCCALAVTAGSLGYWWSPVLFLVLFNLPVLFVRLIGPWLGYQQGVMVVQLLQRYRIADVALVLKRLAVVVLGGVAAVLCHQTGPLVPCGAVMVPVVLAGVIGCTFLLRQGIPLYLVVFALLGCVGVVDHFFL; the protein is encoded by the coding sequence ATGACTGTTGAACCGTTGACCAAGAGGCGCTTATGCCTTCTGAGCCTGCGCAGCCTTTTACTGCAATGTTCTTGGAATTTTAAACAGTTTCAGGGCTTAGGCTGGGTTTATCTGCTGCTGCCGGAACTGCGTCGTTTGTATCCCGACCGCGCGTTGCGACCAATTGTTCAGCGCTATCTGGGGTATTTCAACAGCAATGTTTTCTTGACACCGACGATTGCTGCGGCTGTCCTGGCTCTGGAGCGACGCCAACGGCTTGAAGAGCCGATCCCTATGTCGCCACAGGCGTTTACGGAAGCCGTCATGGCACCTTTTGCCGCTGCCGGGGATGCGTTTTTCTGGGGAGGACTGCGTCCCTTGTGTTGCGCACTTGCCGTGACCGCCGGCAGCCTGGGGTATTGGTGGTCACCGGTGCTGTTTCTGGTTTTGTTTAACCTCCCGGTGCTGTTTGTTCGCCTGATTGGCCCCTGGCTGGGCTATCAGCAGGGAGTTATGGTCGTTCAGCTTCTTCAAAGGTACCGTATTGCCGATGTCGCGCTGGTTCTCAAGCGTCTGGCCGTTGTTGTGCTCGGTGGCGTAGCGGCGGTGTTGTGCCATCAAACAGGCCCGTTGGTGCCCTGCGGCGCGGTCATGGTTCCTGTTGTTTTGGCTGGCGTGATCGGTTGTACCTTTCTTCTGCGTCAGGGAATCCCTCTGTATCTTGTGGTATTTGCTCTGCTGGGATGTGTCGGCGTTGTGGATCACTTTTTTTTATAG
- a CDS encoding PTS sugar transporter subunit IIC, protein MILAWLGVFCVIVLCGLDRTAIGQFQLGRPLVCSAAAGYLLGVFPQAFQLGLMMELLWLMRVPVGAAVAPDDTSASLGGVILLYFFSFGHPQQDLMLVVAVAVIALMTAEIGKLFDIRSRHQNEKRFQNAVSHLAEQRWSVLQQNHLYCAWVFAVASLMSVACVVAVGSLLLNLVLPWLTPLADGHPALLIVVFPLVGIAAMMAVLQVRKTIALFVSGFLLTYGLLQLMEL, encoded by the coding sequence TTGATCTTGGCGTGGCTGGGTGTTTTTTGTGTGATTGTCCTCTGTGGGCTGGACCGGACGGCCATTGGCCAATTTCAGCTGGGACGACCCTTGGTGTGTTCCGCCGCTGCCGGCTATTTGCTCGGTGTTTTTCCTCAGGCCTTTCAGCTCGGACTGATGATGGAGTTGCTCTGGCTGATGCGGGTGCCGGTCGGGGCTGCCGTTGCCCCTGATGATACGTCAGCCAGCTTGGGCGGGGTCATTCTGCTGTACTTTTTCTCTTTTGGCCACCCTCAGCAAGACCTGATGTTGGTGGTTGCCGTGGCTGTTATTGCCCTGATGACAGCGGAAATCGGCAAGCTGTTTGACATCCGTAGCCGCCATCAGAATGAGAAACGCTTTCAGAATGCGGTTTCCCACCTTGCCGAGCAGCGCTGGTCCGTTCTTCAGCAAAACCATTTATACTGCGCCTGGGTTTTCGCTGTGGCGTCTCTGATGTCCGTGGCCTGTGTTGTTGCCGTGGGGAGTCTGCTGTTGAACTTAGTGTTGCCGTGGTTGACGCCCCTTGCGGACGGTCATCCGGCTTTGCTGATTGTGGTCTTTCCTCTTGTCGGTATTGCGGCGATGATGGCGGTTTTGCAGGTTAGAAAGACGATTGCATTGTTTGTCAGCGGCTTTTTATTGACCTATGGTCTGCTGCAATTGATGGAGCTGTAG
- a CDS encoding PTS sugar transporter subunit IIB, with amino-acid sequence MSIVLARVDNRLIHGQVLEAWVPYVQADCLIVVDDVVAQDPFRKQLMIAVVPGELSVEVCSHTEVARLCSAHLLESRNVIVLFSTPQDALQAYREGIHFTCLNLGNMHAQEGKRCLSRTLFVGPEDQDDLNALCQLGVMISAQCIPTDRAMRWDCHDQELKG; translated from the coding sequence ATGTCGATCGTTCTGGCGCGCGTTGATAACCGGCTCATTCATGGGCAGGTGTTGGAAGCCTGGGTGCCCTATGTTCAAGCGGATTGTCTGATTGTGGTCGACGATGTTGTTGCCCAAGATCCGTTTCGTAAGCAGTTGATGATCGCTGTCGTCCCTGGAGAATTGTCTGTCGAGGTGTGTTCTCACACCGAAGTAGCCCGATTATGTTCAGCCCATCTGCTCGAATCCCGTAATGTCATTGTACTGTTTTCAACACCTCAGGACGCTCTACAGGCTTATCGCGAGGGTATTCATTTTACCTGCCTTAACTTGGGGAATATGCACGCTCAAGAGGGGAAGCGCTGTCTTTCCCGCACCCTGTTTGTCGGCCCCGAAGACCAGGACGACCTCAATGCGCTGTGTCAGCTTGGGGTGATGATTTCCGCTCAATGTATTCCGACGGATCGCGCCATGAGGTGGGATTGTCATGATCAGGAACTCAAGGGGTAA
- a CDS encoding PTS system fructose subfamily IIA component, translated as MIGLVIATHADLAAQLLAAAQGIIGPVSHARTMCLDKQCDPEALAQQMTLLIEEVGCDGEGVLVMTDMFGGTPANIAARFLSDPSVEVINGVNLPMLLKFSSGRQTMTLAELTVFLQDYGRKSVVVSRDLIGCGTN; from the coding sequence ATGATAGGATTGGTCATTGCCACACATGCCGACTTGGCCGCGCAGCTATTGGCAGCAGCCCAAGGCATTATTGGCCCGGTGAGTCATGCACGTACCATGTGTCTTGATAAACAGTGTGATCCGGAAGCTCTTGCCCAACAGATGACGTTGCTGATTGAGGAGGTGGGGTGTGACGGAGAGGGTGTTTTGGTGATGACCGACATGTTTGGCGGCACTCCGGCAAATATTGCTGCACGGTTCTTATCCGATCCAAGTGTCGAGGTGATTAATGGAGTGAATCTGCCGATGCTGTTGAAGTTTTCCAGTGGTCGACAAACGATGACTTTGGCCGAGTTGACCGTGTTTCTGCAAGACTATGGACGGAAAAGTGTCGTGGTTTCCCGCGACTTGATTGGCTGTGGGACCAACTGA
- the rapZ gene encoding RNase adapter RapZ, with amino-acid sequence MRFIVITGLSGSGKSTAAKVLEDEGFYVIDNFPLILLPTFFEQGGGDIVDSVGVAIVMDVRNPHFVTGYERVFDAVHQAGHEPEIFFFDAADDELIRRFSTTRRRHPLSNYSTVSAAISQERSLLQPLRDRATVVFDTTLLSVHQLKAAVLRTLHGSPDAGVAMSIRLQSFGFRYGVPLESDLVIDVRFLPNPHYDEALRPLTGCDKPVRDFVLGQPECREFLQRTQSWLDFLIPRYRREGKRYLTISIGCTGGHHRSVAIVEALRDCLKESQDVTITHRDLIKEEG; translated from the coding sequence GTGAGGTTTATTGTCATTACCGGCTTGTCCGGTTCGGGTAAATCAACGGCAGCCAAAGTCCTGGAAGATGAAGGCTTTTATGTCATCGATAACTTTCCTCTGATCCTGTTGCCGACATTTTTTGAACAGGGAGGGGGAGACATTGTCGATTCGGTCGGCGTGGCGATCGTCATGGACGTGCGCAATCCCCACTTTGTTACGGGCTATGAACGAGTTTTTGACGCTGTCCATCAGGCTGGTCATGAACCGGAAATTTTCTTTTTTGATGCTGCGGATGATGAGTTGATCCGCCGCTTCTCGACAACACGCCGTCGCCATCCTTTATCAAACTACAGTACCGTCTCTGCGGCGATTTCCCAGGAGCGCAGCCTGCTGCAACCGTTACGGGACCGTGCCACGGTCGTCTTCGATACCACGTTGTTGTCCGTTCACCAGCTTAAAGCGGCAGTGCTGAGAACGCTGCATGGTTCTCCGGATGCCGGGGTGGCCATGAGCATCCGTCTGCAATCCTTTGGGTTCCGCTACGGTGTTCCTCTTGAATCAGACCTGGTGATTGATGTCCGTTTTTTGCCGAATCCTCACTATGACGAAGCCTTGCGCCCGTTGACGGGGTGCGACAAACCTGTGCGTGACTTTGTCCTTGGTCAACCTGAATGCCGAGAGTTTCTTCAGCGGACTCAATCCTGGCTTGATTTTCTTATTCCGCGTTATCGTCGTGAGGGGAAACGTTATCTGACTATTTCAATTGGTTGTACGGGAGGGCATCACCGCAGCGTTGCCATCGTTGAAGCATTACGGGATTGTCTCAAAGAATCACAAGATGTTACCATCACTCATCGCGACCTGATAAAGGAGGAAGGATGA
- the hprK gene encoding HPr(Ser) kinase/phosphatase: MAQLSVRELLEEQNTGLELEVLAGADGLHKCIESHRIQKPGLALAGHLSYLHPNRLQILGSTELSYLEKLSPQTAAENVEQLCSLGFACLIITKGQIPPKILLEKTEKHAIPLLRTQMKSSAFISLISKFLEERLLPSTSVHGVLVDVFGVGVLLMGQSGIGKSECALDLVLRGHRLVADDVVKVRTKLPAVLFGEGSDLLHYHMEIRGLGIINIKHLFGVAAIRERKKIDVAMELLEWDDEATYDRLGLDEQHYELLGIKVPLLRIPVCPGRNISTIIEVGARNQLLKEMGYNSAREFQDRLEKRMAEVAQLHSHVIIGDNLE, translated from the coding sequence ATGGCGCAGTTGAGTGTACGTGAGTTGCTGGAGGAGCAGAACACCGGATTGGAACTCGAAGTGCTGGCTGGCGCCGACGGTCTTCACAAATGCATTGAATCACATCGCATTCAAAAACCCGGTCTGGCTTTGGCCGGCCACCTTAGTTACCTCCATCCGAACCGTCTGCAGATTCTTGGCTCCACAGAACTCAGCTATCTTGAAAAACTCTCGCCACAAACGGCTGCAGAAAATGTTGAGCAGCTGTGTTCTCTGGGGTTTGCCTGCCTGATTATTACCAAGGGGCAAATTCCACCGAAAATCTTGTTGGAAAAGACCGAAAAGCACGCTATTCCTCTGTTACGTACCCAGATGAAAAGTTCGGCGTTCATCTCTTTGATTTCCAAGTTTCTTGAAGAACGTCTGCTGCCGTCAACGTCTGTTCATGGTGTGCTGGTTGATGTGTTTGGGGTCGGGGTTCTTCTTATGGGACAAAGCGGTATCGGTAAGAGTGAATGTGCTTTGGACCTGGTCCTGCGCGGGCACCGGTTGGTAGCGGATGACGTGGTCAAGGTACGCACCAAGTTGCCGGCGGTTTTGTTTGGAGAAGGTAGTGATCTGTTGCACTACCATATGGAAATTCGTGGTTTGGGGATCATCAATATCAAGCATCTTTTCGGTGTTGCCGCGATCCGTGAGCGCAAGAAAATTGATGTCGCCATGGAGTTGCTGGAATGGGACGATGAGGCCACTTACGATCGTCTTGGCCTGGATGAACAGCATTATGAACTGTTGGGTATCAAGGTACCGTTGCTGCGCATTCCGGTCTGTCCGGGGAGAAACATTTCCACGATTATTGAAGTTGGTGCGCGTAACCAGCTTCTTAAAGAGATGGGCTACAACTCAGCACGTGAATTTCAGGACCGTTTGGAAAAGCGGATGGCTGAAGTGGCCCAGCTGCATTCCCATGTTATCATTGGTGACAATCTGGAGTAG
- a CDS encoding PTS sugar transporter subunit IIA yields MKIVELLDPAAVEADIQSVTKNEVLAEMTDVLLRSSNDLNREDVLSVLQERERLGSTGIGEGVAIPHGKLKNIDQLILAFGRSRKGVDFDSMDGKPAHLFFLLLAPEESISVHLKTLARISKLLKDTDVRDRLLMATSGEEIYEIIRVEETT; encoded by the coding sequence ATGAAAATTGTTGAATTGTTAGATCCTGCTGCTGTTGAGGCCGATATTCAATCGGTGACTAAAAACGAGGTATTGGCTGAGATGACCGATGTCTTGTTACGCTCATCCAACGATCTCAATCGTGAGGACGTCTTGTCGGTTCTTCAGGAACGTGAACGCCTGGGAAGTACCGGTATCGGTGAAGGCGTGGCGATTCCTCACGGTAAGCTTAAAAATATTGATCAATTGATTCTGGCTTTTGGTCGCAGTCGTAAAGGGGTGGATTTTGATTCCATGGACGGCAAGCCGGCGCACCTGTTTTTTCTGTTGCTGGCTCCGGAAGAATCGATCAGTGTTCATCTGAAAACTCTGGCCCGTATCTCCAAATTGCTCAAAGACACCGACGTCAGAGATCGGTTGCTGATGGCAACGAGTGGTGAGGAAATCTACGAGATTATTCGTGTAGAAGAAACAACCTGA
- the raiA gene encoding ribosome-associated translation inhibitor RaiA, translated as MQISVTFRHMDTSEPVRNYVEEKLVRVNKYIEEPIDAQVVLTVEKKIRHNAEVALVAKGITIKASAEVTDDMYAAIDAVVDKLERQLKRYKEKLKRHANRKGKERDLTKTIYEAASVDEGHPEPKVIRSHSFSIKPMSVDEAVMQMDLLQKEFLVFTDDNTEEVNVIYRRKDGNYGLIVPKS; from the coding sequence ATGCAAATTTCAGTCACGTTCCGCCATATGGATACCAGTGAGCCGGTTCGTAATTATGTCGAAGAAAAACTTGTGCGTGTTAATAAGTATATTGAAGAGCCCATTGACGCACAGGTTGTTCTGACCGTTGAAAAAAAGATTCGCCACAATGCTGAGGTTGCTCTGGTCGCTAAAGGGATCACCATTAAAGCTTCAGCTGAAGTGACTGATGATATGTATGCAGCGATTGATGCCGTGGTTGATAAGCTTGAGCGCCAACTGAAGCGTTATAAAGAAAAGCTTAAGCGTCATGCCAATCGCAAAGGGAAAGAGCGTGACCTGACGAAGACCATTTATGAAGCCGCCAGTGTCGATGAGGGGCACCCGGAGCCCAAAGTGATCCGCAGCCATAGTTTTTCCATCAAGCCCATGTCGGTTGATGAAGCCGTTATGCAGATGGATTTGCTGCAAAAGGAATTCCTGGTTTTTACCGATGACAACACTGAAGAGGTAAACGTTATTTATCGTCGCAAAGATGGTAACTACGGTTTAATTGTTCCGAAAAGCTAA
- the rpoN gene encoding RNA polymerase factor sigma-54: protein MALELRQQLKLSQQLVMTPQLQQAIKLLQLSRVELEEVVNQELEENPVLEEVSEVEENRKVEAETVSADEGVPESDPEKTQEVVDADGLAQIDDWQTYLQGFSQGGSMAESFDDEDHPSYENLLTPKTTLSDHLMWQLSLSSIDGHDKVIAAAIIGNIDDSGYLRTPLEDICQQTESSLDQVEDVLYRVQSFDPAGVAARDLPECLQLQLAYLGLKGSLAERIITDYPKELEERRYPVIAKQCKVSVDDVLDAARFLSSLDPRPGSQYSESDIHYITPDIFVYKVGDEYVVSLNDDGLANLKISSYYSNALSGKEIDSETSEYIQEKMRGALWLIKSIHQRQRTIFRVTKSIVKFQREFFDHGISYLKPLVLRDVAEDIEMHESTISRVTTNKYVQTPQGLFELKFFFNSGIGTTGGDSVASESVKNRIKEIIAGEDEKKPYSDQKIVNMLKEDGIDIARRTVTKYREMLGIGSSTARKRLF from the coding sequence ATGGCCCTTGAGTTACGTCAACAATTAAAACTCAGTCAACAGCTGGTAATGACACCTCAGTTGCAGCAGGCAATCAAATTACTGCAGCTGTCACGTGTCGAGCTGGAAGAGGTGGTCAATCAGGAACTGGAAGAAAATCCAGTGCTTGAAGAAGTCTCTGAGGTGGAGGAAAACCGCAAGGTCGAGGCGGAAACGGTTTCAGCTGATGAAGGTGTTCCTGAAAGTGATCCGGAGAAAACCCAGGAGGTTGTCGACGCAGACGGACTTGCCCAGATTGATGACTGGCAAACCTATTTGCAGGGGTTTTCTCAAGGCGGCAGTATGGCTGAGTCCTTTGATGATGAGGATCATCCTTCCTATGAAAATCTGCTGACTCCGAAAACAACGCTGTCCGATCATCTGATGTGGCAGTTGAGTCTGTCGAGTATTGACGGCCACGATAAAGTGATTGCTGCCGCGATTATCGGTAATATTGACGACAGCGGTTATTTAAGAACTCCCCTCGAAGACATCTGTCAACAAACCGAATCGAGCCTGGATCAGGTCGAAGACGTCCTCTATCGCGTTCAGTCCTTCGATCCTGCCGGGGTTGCCGCACGGGATCTCCCGGAATGTTTACAGTTGCAGTTGGCCTACCTGGGTCTGAAAGGCAGCCTGGCTGAGCGGATTATCACCGATTACCCCAAAGAGTTGGAAGAGCGTCGCTATCCGGTGATTGCCAAGCAATGCAAAGTCAGTGTCGATGACGTTCTTGATGCCGCACGTTTTCTCTCCAGTCTCGATCCACGTCCCGGCAGCCAGTACAGTGAGTCTGATATTCACTACATTACCCCGGATATTTTTGTCTACAAAGTCGGCGATGAATATGTCGTTTCTCTGAATGATGATGGACTGGCCAATCTTAAAATCAGTTCCTATTACTCCAATGCCCTGTCAGGCAAAGAGATCGACAGTGAAACCAGCGAGTACATTCAGGAAAAAATGCGTGGAGCTCTGTGGCTGATCAAGAGTATCCATCAGCGTCAGCGCACGATTTTTCGGGTGACCAAAAGCATTGTCAAATTTCAGCGTGAATTTTTTGATCACGGCATCAGTTATTTAAAGCCTCTGGTGCTGCGTGATGTGGCTGAAGATATTGAGATGCATGAATCAACCATCAGTCGCGTAACCACGAATAAATACGTCCAGACGCCTCAGGGGCTTTTTGAACTCAAGTTTTTTTTCAACAGTGGAATCGGCACCACAGGGGGCGATTCCGTGGCTTCGGAGAGCGTTAAAAACCGTATTAAGGAAATAATTGCCGGAGAAGATGAGAAAAAGCCGTATTCTGATCAAAAGATTGTTAATATGTTAAAAGAGGATGGCATCGACATTGCTCGACGCACTGTCACCAAGTATCGGGAAATGTTGGGAATAGGCTCCTCGACGGCGCGAAAGCGTTTATTTTAA
- the lptB gene encoding LPS export ABC transporter ATP-binding protein, which translates to MSHLLKATDLTKSYRRRTVVNGVDLEVRSGQVIGLLGPNGAGKTTSFYMMVGLVKPDQGQVFIDDTEVSRWPMYQRAGAGVAYLPQESSVFRKLTVEQNLLAILEYHVSDAEQRRERLATLLADFRLEHVAKSPGYALSGGERRRTEIARALVIDPRFILLDEPFAGIDPLAVIDIQNIILDLKKRGIGVLISDHNVRETLGVCDSAYILNAGTILEYGTPEEIATSSTAREIYLGEDFRL; encoded by the coding sequence GTGAGCCATCTTCTCAAAGCCACAGATCTGACAAAATCTTATCGTCGCCGAACCGTGGTCAATGGGGTGGACCTAGAGGTTCGCTCAGGACAGGTGATTGGCCTGCTCGGGCCGAACGGTGCCGGGAAAACGACCTCTTTTTATATGATGGTCGGCCTGGTCAAGCCGGATCAGGGACAGGTGTTTATCGATGATACTGAAGTGAGTCGGTGGCCCATGTATCAACGGGCCGGTGCAGGCGTGGCCTACCTGCCTCAGGAATCCTCGGTCTTTCGTAAGCTGACGGTCGAACAGAATTTGCTGGCGATCCTCGAATATCATGTCAGTGATGCTGAACAACGTCGCGAACGGTTGGCAACGCTGCTGGCTGATTTTCGTCTGGAGCATGTGGCCAAGTCGCCTGGCTATGCGTTGTCCGGCGGCGAACGACGACGTACGGAAATCGCCCGTGCTTTGGTGATCGATCCGCGCTTTATTCTGCTTGACGAACCTTTTGCCGGCATTGATCCGTTGGCGGTGATTGATATTCAGAATATTATTCTCGATCTGAAAAAACGAGGCATCGGCGTATTGATTTCCGATCACAATGTGCGTGAAACCTTGGGCGTTTGTGACAGTGCCTACATCCTCAACGCCGGAACCATTTTGGAATATGGGACTCCGGAAGAGATTGCAACCAGTTCGACAGCTCGGGAAATTTACCTTGGCGAGGATTTCCGGCTATAA
- the lptA gene encoding lipopolysaccharide transport periplasmic protein LptA — MRLLIFVVCAVLVGFTPVLAEPEMEHDAGQPIHVTSQHLEANDANGFFVFTGKVQAQQGDVTIYAQKLTVYYTDGEKKQVDRVEAEQDVRIVQLNRVATGQKAIFWQKDGRVELTGSPRVVQGENVVEGEKISVYLNDSRSIVEGGNQGRVKAVFVPGESSE; from the coding sequence ATGCGCCTGTTGATTTTCGTTGTATGTGCTGTTCTGGTCGGTTTTACGCCTGTCTTGGCTGAGCCGGAAATGGAACACGATGCCGGTCAACCAATTCATGTGACTTCACAGCATCTTGAAGCCAACGACGCCAATGGGTTCTTTGTTTTTACCGGTAAGGTTCAGGCGCAGCAGGGTGATGTCACCATATATGCGCAGAAATTGACAGTGTATTACACGGATGGCGAAAAGAAACAGGTTGATCGCGTTGAGGCTGAACAGGATGTGCGCATTGTCCAGCTCAACCGGGTTGCCACGGGACAAAAAGCGATTTTCTGGCAAAAAGACGGCCGGGTGGAACTGACGGGCTCCCCGCGTGTTGTGCAAGGTGAAAACGTGGTTGAAGGGGAGAAAATCAGCGTTTACCTCAATGACAGTCGCAGTATTGTTGAGGGGGGCAATCAGGGACGTGTCAAAGCCGTGTTTGTACCGGGAGAATCCTCCGAGTGA
- the lptC gene encoding LPS export ABC transporter periplasmic protein LptC, producing the protein MIRRETIRRFLVAALLAICAALLVLILYYENLPTSVDVIEDVVMDADIELKTFNYTETVDGVKHWTLTGASAAHDFNQEQTLIDQVRMHLYDQKDVGDVVLTADQGTALLSDQQVDVAGNVVIQSDNGYTLLSERASYYGNRSQSGVIESQAAVTIRSDQLELHGTGLLFDVGLRTMQLNKDVSATFYPESPKEQP; encoded by the coding sequence ATGATTCGACGCGAGACCATACGCCGTTTTCTTGTTGCCGCACTTCTTGCTATCTGTGCGGCATTGCTGGTGTTGATTCTTTATTATGAGAATCTGCCGACCTCTGTTGACGTCATTGAAGATGTGGTGATGGACGCTGATATTGAGCTTAAAACCTTCAACTACACCGAAACCGTCGATGGCGTGAAACATTGGACGTTAACCGGGGCGTCAGCGGCGCATGATTTTAATCAGGAACAGACCCTGATTGATCAGGTCAGGATGCACCTCTATGATCAAAAGGATGTGGGGGATGTCGTTTTGACGGCCGACCAGGGTACCGCACTCTTGTCAGACCAGCAGGTTGATGTGGCCGGAAATGTCGTCATCCAGTCGGATAATGGCTATACACTGCTATCGGAGCGCGCCTCTTATTATGGAAATCGTTCCCAAAGCGGTGTGATCGAGTCCCAGGCGGCCGTGACCATCCGTTCTGATCAGTTGGAATTGCACGGAACGGGATTGCTCTTCGATGTTGGTTTGCGCACGATGCAGTTGAACAAGGATGTTTCGGCGACGTTTTACCCTGAATCCCCAAAGGAGCAACCGTGA
- a CDS encoding HAD-IIIA family hydrolase, whose protein sequence is MKKRSIEKIRLLLLDVDGVLTDGRIIYDNNAVESKAFHVRDGHGLKLLQRAGIKVGIITGRSSEVVSHRAAELGIEIVYQGAKNKLEPYEQILQDQGLSDQQVAYVGDDLVDLPILRRVGCSFTVADAVADIKPYVDYITTLPGGHGAVREVCDMLLRQSGLWDSVTERYFE, encoded by the coding sequence ATGAAAAAACGATCCATTGAAAAAATTCGCCTGCTGTTACTCGACGTTGACGGTGTCCTGACCGATGGCCGCATTATTTATGACAACAACGCCGTTGAAAGCAAAGCGTTTCATGTTCGAGATGGACATGGCCTGAAACTGTTACAGCGCGCCGGTATCAAGGTGGGGATTATCACCGGCCGCAGCTCCGAAGTGGTCAGCCATCGCGCTGCTGAACTTGGCATTGAAATTGTCTATCAGGGCGCAAAAAACAAGCTGGAACCTTATGAGCAGATTCTACAGGATCAGGGACTCTCTGATCAGCAGGTGGCCTATGTTGGCGACGATCTGGTTGATTTGCCGATCCTGCGCCGTGTAGGTTGTTCCTTTACCGTCGCCGATGCCGTTGCCGACATCAAGCCGTATGTGGACTATATCACGACGTTGCCGGGTGGACATGGCGCTGTGCGCGAAGTGTGCGACATGCTGTTGCGACAATCCGGCCTGTGGGATTCCGTTACGGAACGCTATTTTGAGTAG
- a CDS encoding KpsF/GutQ family sugar-phosphate isomerase encodes MNATNSIIDVARNTLKIEADAVLALHDRINGEFCRAVELILACKGRLVISGMGKSGLICQKIAATMASTGTPALFLHPAEGIHGDLGMLMKGDVVLAVSNSGETEEIVRILPVIKRLGLKLIAMSGNPASTLARAGDVSLDISVDKEACPLGLAPTASTTATLAMGDALAVALLQEKNFQAEDFALFHPGGALGKRLLLRVEDLMHTGDAIPLVTQTTTVKDALFEITNKKLGITGVVDEHNGLLGVFTDGDLRRCLEDEHSLEHLMDQVMSRHPKRVLRFNLAAKALQLMEEYSITSLFVFEHEEDATPVGIIHLHDLLKAGVV; translated from the coding sequence ATGAACGCGACCAATTCCATCATTGATGTTGCACGAAACACTCTGAAGATTGAAGCGGATGCCGTTCTGGCTCTTCATGACCGGATCAATGGCGAATTTTGCCGGGCCGTGGAATTGATTCTGGCCTGTAAGGGGCGCCTGGTCATTTCGGGAATGGGCAAGTCAGGGCTGATCTGTCAGAAAATTGCCGCCACCATGGCCTCGACCGGAACGCCCGCACTGTTTCTGCATCCTGCCGAAGGCATTCATGGCGATCTCGGCATGCTGATGAAAGGTGATGTGGTTCTGGCGGTTTCCAATTCAGGGGAAACCGAAGAGATTGTGCGCATTCTGCCGGTCATTAAGCGTCTGGGGTTAAAACTGATTGCCATGAGCGGGAATCCGGCCAGCACTCTGGCGCGTGCCGGGGATGTTTCGTTGGATATCTCTGTCGACAAAGAGGCCTGTCCTCTCGGTTTGGCGCCGACGGCCAGCACCACGGCAACCCTGGCCATGGGCGATGCTCTGGCTGTGGCCTTGCTACAGGAGAAAAACTTTCAAGCCGAGGATTTCGCATTGTTCCATCCGGGCGGGGCCTTGGGAAAACGTCTGCTGCTGCGTGTTGAAGACTTGATGCATACCGGTGATGCCATCCCTTTGGTGACACAGACCACAACCGTTAAGGACGCTCTGTTTGAAATTACCAACAAGAAGCTTGGTATTACCGGCGTCGTTGATGAGCACAATGGGTTGCTTGGTGTCTTTACCGATGGTGATCTGCGCCGTTGTCTCGAAGATGAGCACTCTCTGGAACACTTGATGGACCAGGTTATGAGTCGTCATCCCAAACGCGTGCTGCGCTTTAATCTTGCGGCCAAGGCGTTGCAACTGATGGAAGAGTACTCGATTACCTCATTGTTTGTTTTTGAGCACGAAGAGGATGCAACCCCGGTTGGCATTATTCACCTTCATGACCTTTTGAAGGCGGGAGTGGTATGA